In Chanodichthys erythropterus isolate Z2021 chromosome 20, ASM2448905v1, whole genome shotgun sequence, the genomic stretch ttctctctctcttctgagAAGTGTCAGTTTTCACCCAGGTCAAAATCAAgtcaaagaaaaaagaaaaagtgattTATCACATTTAAAAGTGCTTGTAAGATTAGCTGCACTGTTTTAAGGTGACATTAttacataatttattaaatattatattatttattgattgttACTCCTCAAAGGCAGTCATATTAACATGAATCATATTAACACTTAAAATAAGTGCAAAAAATCCAGTTCTtaaaaggcatagttcacccaaaaatgagaattttttttatcatttactcaccctcaagttgttccaaagctgtatttttattttattttcatactaTGGAAATCAATGGGGGTCCTTTTGGTTAccgatattcttcaaaataccttcttttgtaatttatacagaaattcatacaggtttgggtgagtaaatgatgacagaattttcatttttgggtgaattatcccttttcATCAGTACCtatcttttaattataaaacattattattatttaaattattgtttaaatatattattattattattattattactaaaaattataatttaaattataaatataaattcaatttagTTAAGTTTACTTAAGAagcaaaattgtataaaatattaatatccaCATATTCACATATTATATGCTGGAATTTGTGATTTTTAGTTAATacttaatgtaaaaatattatataccGTAGTCAAAATTAATATTCTTAAAACAGGACAAATTTATCTAAGCCCAATATGTATGACATTTTAATATccacatattaaaatatttgtaaatttgattttagtttatatttaaaaataaacaaaatattgtaTACAGTAGTCAAAATGTATATTcttgaaacaaaataaatttacCTTCCAAAAATGTATCTTGAATTGAAAATCAGCCAGAAACTGCATCACAACcaattttatttctgtgttCTGATGCTTTTTtcgaataaaatataatatttaacaagACAAAAGTGAATGATGAATGTTGAATTGAAGTGtattttgatttgtttcattgtgtttaatttctttttaagcTAAATGTAGTGAGGTTTATGCTtaacaattgaaaaaaaaattgccaatggaaaaagaataaaaagttaaattcAAGATACATTCTCTAAAACacgtttaatattttgttttaacaaCATTATTTATAAGACAAAGACTTGTGAATTGGATTTTTAAAGTATTATTGGGTATTTAAATGCGTTTCCATTGAACAACCTGAGGTGAAAACTGTGCATCTGACTGGCGTGTTTGTTGTAATCCTTTGATGTGAACTGTGTCTCTTACATTGGTCTTTCCTCCTCTTTGTCctttttcttcctttctttctgtctcttGTACTCTCTTACATTTCTGTCTCCACCACTTTTGCTTCTCCCTCCTTGCGTCGTCTGTCTCTTCTCTGTGGCTCAGACCTGAAAGATATACACAACAATAAGCATAGATACTTGCTTGCCTCAGAGAACCAACGGCCTGGCCATTTCTCCACAGCACCTATGGGCTGCCTGACGGCATCTCCATCCTTAGGCTCTCTGTGCAGCCAGGCAGGGCTGCAGTCCGTTTCGAGTATCCAGGAGCGCATCATGTCCACGCCGGGTGGAGAAGAGGCCATCGAGAGGCTGAAGGTACACAGACGagcattttcaaaacaaaagaagGCTCAAGGGTTTAAGTTAATAGCCATTTCCTGGCGTCACAAAGGTTTCCTCTTAAATTAATCAACTGATGAGGTGACATTGTGTAATAAGATAATGGAGGTGCTTGAGGCACCTGGTGACCTTTTATATTCAAAATGCTCTACTCATAATGATTTGCATGTTCTCATGCATATGTATACTCTACTCTGGGTCACCATGGTAACCTGAGAGGTATTTCAAGGACTTCACCTGTGTTGTTATGCTTTCATTCTGACAGATTGTGACTTAATGAATGATATCTGACATACCAGCTGTCTGTAAACACCTGTGACATGTGGGTTGTTTCAGAAGTCGATACCAgtgaaattattatattatattatattatattataatataatataatataatataatataatataatataatataatataatataatatgatataatatgatataatatgatataatatgatataatatgatataatatattatattatatgtggTAGTGAAAAGGTTATCTTGTCATACTTGCCCACCCACCAGTGGCTTTAAACCATTCACTGAGACTCTGTAAATGTGTGAGATAGTAAGggaggaaaagagagagaaagtatATGTGGCTACAGCTTCCAGGCAGTAGTTTCCATGGTTACGGCAATTTGCACGCACTAGTGACGTCAACCTCCGACGCAGTTCGGCAGGAAATCAGCCAAAAATAGACCTGTTCTTTTGTATTAGCCAAAAATATTGATGTATGATAAAAAGTGAGAGCATCCTTGACCTCAATCATTAACATAATCAGACAGTTTGCTGTATGATTCACATGGACCCCATCACTTCATGATCTCTGTGATTGCCCTGCATACAACCCATTTCTTACTTgaaaatatacactaccggtcaacattttggaataattatgaatgctaatgttaatcaaagctgcatttatttgataaatacaGGTTATGCGaaattttagaatgatttttgtaGGATCATGCTGAAAATGTAGCTTTGGCATCTtaggaatacattttaaaatattacaatttatttgtttagttttgtatttttatttaaatataatatatttcacaatattactgttttactttatttctgaacaaataaacacagccttggtgagactcAAAAAccaaaaaatcataattattccaAATTTTTGATGTTTAGTCGTGTATATGTATACGCAGATCTAATATAATGATAATCCAGTTTTCCTAGTCCTCTATAGTGATCTGGGTTTCTTAGAAGCATCAGCTCACAGGTTTAAAGAAGCCACAGTGTTACTTTCTACATGAACAGATGGCAGGGGTGTTAACCCTTTAGGAAGGATCTAGAGAAGCTTCCTGTACCTCAGGCCAGATGGTTCTGGTCTTCCTTCCAGCCAAGGACAATAAGGCACAGACACAATAGAGGAAAATGAGTGTTGGGCTTCCCATACTTAGCTGTGTTTACTGCTCTTGACCCCACGTCAGGCAGTTGGCCCTTTGCACACAGGCTTATTGCCTAGATTTTCTGTTTTTGCCATAGGACCCTGAAATTTATGGCCTCCCCATAACTTATGTCTGATTTAACACACAGCAAGATGTGCTCACAGTGCTGAATAGCAGAATAAGCTTTAAGCTTCTTAGTATTACACACAGGTCAGGCAGGTCACAATGGCAAGTGTATGGAAAAGACGACCTGGTGCTAATTATAGattattctaaatataatataatataatataatataatataatataatataatataatataatataatataatataatataatataatataatataatataatataatataatataatataatatagattgattttgaaatgtagccttggttaacattctttcaaaaaacattaaaagatcTCCAAAAGATTCTAAATGATATTATCATGGCAGCAATATTTAGCCATTTCAGACCCCGTCTTATACCTCCCATCATAAACTTCCAAATTATCCTTTGAAATATGCTGACCCTCTTTGTCTGCGGTCTTGTAGGAGTCGGAGAAGATCATAGCCGAGCTGAATGAGACCTGGGAGGAGAAGCTGAGGAAGACTGAGGCCATCCGTATGGAGAGGTCAGTGAGGGCTTGGGTGCCATCTGGCTCCCTTCCTATTGTCCCTGTGCCCAATACCCATCATGCCCATGAGGAGTGTCTGCTATGTGTCCGCATACTCAGCTGGTGCGAGTCTGTACCAGACTCAAGTAGCTGTCACACACCACTGACCTCAACACTAACATGCACACTGAagtattaaatatacattttccaACTGCATTTGTTgcttaactgaaaatgttataaaaatgtGTTGATTGTAATGTCCATGATGTTTTCCCTCCCCTCAGAGAGGCGCTGCTGGCAGAGATGGGAGTGGCCATACGGGAGGATGGGGGAACCCTGGGTGTCTTCTCCCCTAAAAAGGTACAACACGTGAACTCCTTGTCATAATCACCATTACTGTCTGCACCAGTCAGCTCCTTCTCATGTCCTCATGTCTGGGCCTTTCTTTCTTAGCATTTCATCATCCATCACTCTCCttccattcttttttttcttttatctttTTGTTTTGCTTGCCTCTTGCAATGGAATCCTATTAGTTTGGTCCTGATCGACCAACATCACTGTCTATTGAAGACTTTAGTGTTTATTCTTCTAATCAGGTTTGTagaattcgttttttttttgtccccccCCAAATTTGTAAAATCCCTACCAAAAAAATTAGAGTTCCTGTAGCATGCCATACTTGTGTATTATTGAATAGTTTAATTTTCCCACATTACTCTTAATTTCAGTGACTGTAGGAAATGGAAACAAATGTACATCCATCAGCATGCTGTAGCGTTTCCTGCACCGGCATTCAACGCGACAGTGTTCAATGAATGACTCTCACGAGTCTAAtcaaatcagtttttttttttttgtttaaattttcaaatcagttcttttaATAAATAGGACAAAAAGTTTTTGGTTTTCAGAATTACTAACCAGAGCTGTCACTGATTTAGTCATCAACACTGTTAGCCTGCCTCTAGAACAATGtctctgtcatttttttatttgtctacTTATTCATGTTTTCATTCGATTTTTCTCCTTTCATCTCTTTGTCATTTTGGCTATCCAATAGCATTTCATTGAAAGGCCATGTGAACTCTATACTGACTTTAATGGGGTGTTTTCACCCAAAAAGGTTGGTGGTATAGTAGTAGATAATGATGTACAGTAGTTTCTAGTTATTTAGTTCATAGAAGCTAATGTGGCATATTATCAGCCTTTGAAGAAGCCAaattttatgactttcttttctgTGAGTGACTGTAATTATTGAGATGATATTTAATCTcattatttcactttttaattGGCCTGTGAATGTAACTGTAGTGACATCAGGCACTCCTGTCTGTCTGACTTGTCTGGCATTCTCATTGACCCTGTTTCCCTACAGACCCCTCACCTGGTGAACCTCAATGAGGATCCTTTGATGTCAGAATGTCTGCTCTATTATATCAAGGATGGAATAACAAGGTATGAAATCACTTCCATAACTGTCAGAAGTTTCTTAGCTGTCTGTATGTTGCATTGAAGCATCTAATGGTTGCTACATATTCAGCTAGTCAAGGGTCCTACAAAGGACATGATGCCGTTTACTGCTTTGATGTTAGGATTTCCTCTTGAGTTTGTGTACTTCTACACGCAAGTTGCTTGTCACAGAAAACTTGTTGCATTGCACCTTGTTATAGTGCTGTAAGGTAATGTTTGAGTATCCCTGtggtaattaaaatgaatatctttgTTTTGATAGGGTGGGCCAGGCAGATGCAGAAAGAAGACAGGATATTGTTCTGAGTGGAGCGCACATCAAGGAAGAGCACTGTATCTTCCGCAGTGAGAGAAATGCCAACGGACATGGCAAGTGTTCACTTAAATCTTTAGATCCATTTATCTGTGTTCAATTCCAACAGTAAAACACTTTTAAATCAGACATGATCAGCTCTGTGCAAATGAACTTTTGTCAACGATTATTTCCCCTCCTTTATATCTGAGTACTTTTGTTCTTTAAGCTTTTACTCAATGAAAATCTGATATTGCTGCTGGAGGTAGTGAATTGTCTTCTGTCCCTACAGTGATTGTCACGTTGGAGCCATGTGAAGGATCTGAAACATATGTAAATGGAAAACGTGTGAATTCTGCAGTCCAGCTGCGCTCAGGTCAGTCACTGATAGCTGCCTGCACATTTCAGTTGTTACAGTTCTTAAGCTCTGGTTTAATCTGATTAATTGTAGTCATATAAAAACTCATGTGAAAAAAGTCCATTAGCCACTGTAAGTAAATAactagaataataataaaacacattaaacgTTGAAACTAGAGTGTTTATTATCACGatgatacattaaaataatatgatatCAAATTTTACAACAACAAGCGGCATAATGGACTGTTTTTATACTGCTAAAATAACTAGAAGTGGCTAACATTGAAAGACTTGTACATTCAAGCTAAAAATAAGGTGGGTAATACATGCGCAAAACTAGTTTACAGGcctttatattgttttaatgtgtAAATGCTCTCCTATTCCTCAGGTAACCGCATTATCATGGGAAAGAACCACGTTTTCCGGTTTAACCACCCTGAGCAGGCTCGCGCTGAGCGTGAGAAGACCCCAACAGCGGAGACCCCCGTAGAGCCAGTGGACTGGACCTTTGCCCAAAGAGAACTGCTGGAGAAACAGGGTATCGACATGAAACAAGAGATGGAGAAGAGGTACGAAAGCTCTAATAATCATTGGATTTTATTAAAGACAACATTTTATAAAGACAACATTAACTCTCTGTGCACCGGTGTTGTGCCAGCAGCACTTAAAACTGCTgctgtcatatatatatatatatatatatatatataatatataatatatatatatatatatatattttttaggatatatatatatatatatatatatatatatatatatatatatatatatataatatatataatatatatatatatatatatataataaaaattaaggATGAGTctaaattattttctgtggtaatcGAAATAATACCTTAAATGCTGCCAGTAGAACTTGTATTCAAACTGGCAAAATTCCTTCAAGAGAAGTGTGGATCCCAGCTTATGCATAGTTTAGGGTTGGATAGCCAACCAAAGCCGAGGGCCACCCAGCTGCTACAGAAGACAAAATCTACATTTTGTGAAGTTTAAGCTCTTGGCATGGAATGTGAGCACATATGAATTGGATTATTGTAAGAAGGATTTTTAGGATTATGTTGCGGAAAGAAAATGCACTGAGCGTAAGAAAGAGCAGCTTTTTGATGCAGTGGTCTTGCACTGTATTATATCAGGCTTACAGAAATGGAGATCCTGTACAAAAAAGAGAAGGAGGAAGCGGACCAGCTACTCGAGCAACAGAGACTGGTAAGGCTGAATCTCTTTGGTAATTCTTGTTTATTCTGTTGTTTATTAGTGGACCTGTACTTTCAGGACCTTTATTGTCCTTCCAAATTTTGTTAGCAACTTACTTTAGAATGAGGGGAGAGATGTGCTATTTGATGAACCAAGTAAAACAGGCCCCTACTCTTTTACTTGCTCTGCTGAAGTCCAAACAGCACTAATTCTGCACTTTTAGCTCTGATAACTTGAGACttttgtgtgtctgtatgtgtgtgagagagaaacacTTTTCCCAGTGCATGGCTGAACCTCTTTGCATGGTAACTGGATCCACTCTGTCTGGATTGAGATAGCAGATGGCCCATTGCTGATAATGACTGATTTACATATTCAGTTTGATACAGCAAGAATTTCTTATTCAAAATTTCACTTCTCTCTCATAGATTTGAGATGTAACTTTGCAAAACAGCATCAGCAGAAGAATACCAATTTGGCTTTTAATTagtaatttgtgtttttataaaTTCCATTGTTATGTAAGGCATTGGTTTGCCATGTACCAGTTAAAGACCCCATGAAATCAAATGGCTTTTTTTGAGAGAAAATAAATGATTtgaaaaaagtatgttttagaGCTATCATTTAAcatgtttaaatattatatatatatatattatatattaaatatattttaatttatttatttaaaaaagaaaatctttttttttttttcctcaccaTGGATATAACCTTGTCTCTAGCTTTGTCTCTTTAGGGTTATACATAATGtgtaatatatgtatatgtttttatgtaatattttgtgAGTAGACAAAAAACAGCTgtcaatttaatataaaataaaaaaatatacatttacattagtGTTGTCACGGTACTAAAATTCCTGTAGTCGGTACCAATGCCATTCAAAATTTTATGGTTTTCTGTACCAATTTCGATACCACGGCAAAATCTGTTGGaactattttacttttttatttagctagcttattttaaaaacatattaaatatgatggtaatcatacatataaatatttggaGTGCGCATATGTTTGTGTGGGTATATATACCTCGCTTaaataaattttgaaatataaaaaacaaaacaaatgttcaaACATCCATTTTGTAACAGATGTGCCAGTCATATAGCCGCTCTGCGCTTTGAGAAAGATGTGGGACACGAGCAGGAAAGAGACCATCTCTTTAATAATATCTTCATGTTATCTCCTGATGTTACAAGCAACTGACACTTGTTGTAAAAGGTCTGAAGAGCGAGTTTCATCTTCAGCAGGGACAAGACATTCAGGCTATGTTTGATTTTGCGCTGCCAGAGAAAGCGAAACTAAAAGTCACCGGCGTGTGCAAAACGAAacgtgctatacaaataaacttgacgCGTAAAAGTGTCATAACAAGCGCAAACTGTGTTAAATAGAAATTGACATGCACAAGGTTTCTGTCCTACAGtgttttttctactttaccACAGTAAAGAATGCAAATAAAATAGGCCTAATTTGAAGCGAACCAAAGGAAGAAACGTTAATCCCCTGTGTGAGAGAAGATTTGAGATTCCATGTTCAGTGGAATAACAAatggaatattgttaaattctctGCTCATCAGGTGACCAGATCGCgattcacaaaacaaaatacaaagctGACAAAGCTTAAATTTATGGACTCTCTCATTCAGCATGAACCAAAATATTTCCATGGCTGCGAAGTCACTTTTAAGTGCTAACTAATTATTATTCTGTAAACAAAGCTTAGTGCTTCACTCGTGTCATATTCACGTAAATACTGCCACAGTCCTATCAGTGGGTACCGAATATACCCGGATACTCGGTACTCCCTGTACTACAGAAATTTGGAAACACTAATTTacatgtatatactgtatttacTTTAGTACAGTTACTGTGTAAACGCTAATTGTTGTATTCATAATATCACACTTAATCATACTATTTTTCTCACACAGTATAAACGGGTCTTTGTCAATGATACATATTTGAATTTACTCAAAAAGAAAGCATCATATTTGGAGGTCCTTGTTGACATCAAACTATGCTTGTCAAGCCTTTTCATGGGGTCTTTAAGTTAAattggtgtaaaaaaaaaaaaaatccctttttTTTGGTTTATTCTATATGCTGCTTTTGCatggtttgtttttttctgtagcatGTTTAACAGATTAATTTACAGGGTACTTAGTACCTCATTTAGTATTTGTTGCTGGGCAGTGTTTTTATGCTGGTCAAGCTTGAGTCAGCATTTAATTTACCAAAATAGATTTTGTTTTGTCTGAGTTTGTTGGTTTTCTCAATGCAATTGCTGATGTTTCCAATGCATTGTTGCCATAACCAAAGATTTCTGCTGTAGTTGATGAAGGCTAGTGACAATGTGGTTTCTCATTACATCTGTAGCCTTGAGTTCTACAAGTCTGTGTCTGGCCAGACACAGAGGGCATGCTATAACACAGCTATCCATGTTGGGGGTCTTAATCAATGATGACAAGCTCTCCAATGCTCCGATGGTCTCATCCATATAATCTCATATACAGAATGACACCGATATCACACACTGCACTGATTACACAATCACGATTACATGGTCACCAGCTGCCTCCTCTGTTATTTGACTGTGATTTTTGTattgtctttgttttatttgaccTGGAAAATGAGAAACTGCATTTTCTCTTAACTAACCTCTTAACTGTAGTGGATGAAATCGATGCTTTTAACCTCCTCCAAGCCTGTcctttctcttttttcttctcTGTACTGACCTATAATAAACACGCAAGAGTCTAACCCACCGCTAGAGCTAGAAAAACTCTAAAACCAAATCTTCTCTATCAAGGACTTCAAATGAGGGAATGAAACAAAACTCATCTGGCTTTTCTGCATGCCACTGAAGCATGTTTGGGGTGCAACTATCAAGAGCTCTAATTGAAGAGGATTTCATAAATTTAAACTTGACAAAAAGCAAAGAATCCAGcgcaacaacaaaaacagctgATCGCACAACATCTATCCctttttgttgacatttttctcataatcatGACAGTCATGCCTTgcatttactttttatatagTGATATGCAacttgggaacaacagtgaattGAATTTGTATCTACACACTGTATCTAAAAACACTGTTTAGAAAGTGCTGAGTATTGTTAAATGCATCTGCAAGTACACAGTGCTCTCTAAAATATCCAGATCTATAGTCAACTTGCAGTCTACCAAAGGTGCTGTCTTGCAGTTTAATGATTGTGTTAGTTAGAAATCGTCAAGTAGTTTGACAGTTTTTCTCAGCTTAATGAATCAAGTTTTTCTCATTTAGCCGTTCCCATTTTGCATATCACAACACTGTCCATTCTTTACAGAAAACATTCCTTTTGATTTCGATACCCCATTTTAATTTTCCCATTTTGTTTTTCGCACTCTTTGGtttgtttcttgttttattCTCTTAAGGATGGAGACTCTGATAGTGGTGACGACTCTGATAAGAGGTCATGCGAGGAGAGCTGGAGACTCATCACTTCTCTACGGGAGAAACTTCCTCCCAGCAAGCTCCAAACCAtagtcaaaaagtgtggcttacCCAGCAGCGGTAAAAGACGAGAGCCTATCAAAATGTACCAGATTCCTCAGCGTCGCCGTCTTACGAAGGACTCCAAATGGGTGACCATCTCTGATTTGAAAATCCAGGCAGTCAAAGAAATTTGTTACGAGGTGGCACTGAATGATTTCCGTCACACTCGTCAAGAGATTGAGGCTCTGGCCATAGTGAAAATGAAGGAACTTTGTGCCACCTACAACAAGAAAGACCCGAATGAACGAGATTCTTGGAGAGCAGTGGCTCGAGATGTTTGGGACACTGTAGGGGTTGGGGATGAACGAATTGAAGATGTCATAACCAATGGACGAGGTGTGACTGACATGGATGACCTAAAGGTGCACATTGACAAACTCGAAGACATCCTGCAAGAGGTAAAAAAGCAGAACAACATGAAGGATGAAGAGATTCGAGCTCTCCGGAATAAGATGTTGAAGATGGAGCAAGTGATCCCACTTATTTCCAATGAGTCACAGGAGAAAACCACTCGCAGTGGACCCATGAGGGCCCGCAGTTCCAGCGAAGGTAAAGCTCCTGAAGAGAAGCCCAACTGTGAACAGTCGGACGAGCAGTTGTCTAAGATGACAGATGATGAATCTTCGTTCCGACGTGGACGTATGAGGTGGATGCGACAAGAGCAGGTGCGCCTCAAGAACCTCCAGCAACAGGAGATTTCCAAGCAGCTCCGGAGGCAAAATGGACCTCACCGCTTCATCCCACCCGAAGACCGCAAGCTGCGCTTCCCCTTCAAGAGTAACCCCAAGCATCGCAACTCCTGGACCCCTGGCACTCACATCATTATAACAGACGAACAGGTGATTGAGTTGAAAGTACCCAAAGAAGCAGTCCAGGAAGAGGATGACACCGGGGAGGCCACAGAGCCAGGAGAACAAGTGgtaccaaccatccagacatATCCTACTCTTCCTAGTCCCATGGGTCAACGTAGAAGCAAAGATCTAGAGCAGGGCCTGAGTCATAGACCTAATCAAAGCCACAAACTCCATGAAAGAGGCCGTAGTAACTCCTTCAACAGCAGCCAGCGAGCCTCGGACTCGACGGAGTCCCTCAATTCTGGTAACAGGAAGCCACCTCACCCCCAACAGGCCTTTTACCAGCCACGCTACAACCAAAACCAGCATCATTATCCACAACAACAGCTTCAACAGTTCTATCATTACAATACTGATGCCAGCAATAACTACCCGCAGTACCCACCTAATCAGCAGCCGAGCCACCACAACAATTTTTGCACGCCACCCCGAATGCGTAGGCAA encodes the following:
- the kif1b gene encoding kinesin-like protein KIF1B isoform X3; amino-acid sequence: MSGASVKVAVRVRPFNSRETGKESKCIIQMQGNSTTILNPKNPKEAPKSFSFDYSYWSHTSPDDPSFASQSLVYNDIGKEMLQHAFEGYNVCIFAYGQTGAGKSYTMMGKQEEGQEGIIPQLCEELFEKINDNNNEEISYSVEVAYMEIYCERVRDLLNPKNKGNLRVREHPLLGPYVEDLSKLAVTSYTDIADLMDAGNKARTVAATNMNETSSRSHAVFTIVFTQRKYDSETDLSTEKVSKISLVDLAGSERADSTGAKGTRLKEGANINKSLTTLGKVISALAEVSKKKKKTDFIPYRDSVLTWLLRENLGGNSRTAMVAALSPADINYDETLSTLRYADRAKQIKCNAVINEDPNAKLVRELKDEVTRLKELLRAQGLGDILDTPMGCLTASPSLGSLCSQAGLQSVSSIQERIMSTPGGEEAIERLKESEKIIAELNETWEEKLRKTEAIRMEREALLAEMGVAIREDGGTLGVFSPKKTPHLVNLNEDPLMSECLLYYIKDGITRVGQADAERRQDIVLSGAHIKEEHCIFRSERNANGHVIVTLEPCEGSETYVNGKRVNSAVQLRSGNRIIMGKNHVFRFNHPEQARAEREKTPTAETPVEPVDWTFAQRELLEKQGIDMKQEMEKRLTEMEILYKKEKEEADQLLEQQRLDGDSDSGDDSDKRSCEESWRLITSLREKLPPSKLQTIVKKCGLPSSGKRREPIKMYQIPQRRRLTKDSKWVTISDLKIQAVKEICYEVALNDFRHTRQEIEALAIVKMKELCATYNKKDPNERDSWRAVARDVWDTVGVGDERIEDVITNGRGVTDMDDLKVHIDKLEDILQEVKKQNNMKDEEIRALRNKMLKMEQVIPLISNESQEKTTRSGPMRARSSSEGKAPEEKPNCEQSDEQLSKMTDDESSFRRGRMRWMRQEQVRLKNLQQQEISKQLRRQNGPHRFIPPEDRKLRFPFKSNPKHRNSWTPGTHIIITDEQVIELKVPKEAVQEEDDTGEATEPGEQVVPTIQTYPTLPSPMGQRRSKDLEQGLSHRPNQSHKLHERGRSNSFNSSQRASDSTESLNSGNRKPPHPQQAFYQPRYNQNQHHYPQQQLQQFYHYNTDASNNYPQYPPNQQPSHHNNFCTPPRMRRQMSAPNLKGSRETTV